A window of the Amycolatopsis solani genome harbors these coding sequences:
- a CDS encoding TlpA family protein disulfide reductase — translation MKRLFIGAVAVLALVGCSAGKDAVVQGSSFSFVSPGGKVDITYDVAQRQTAPVLAGDDLMQEGKQLSLADFPGKVVVLNLWGQWCGPCRTEVPELESLAKQAPGVQVVGIDVRDPAREVAQDFVRDRQLTYPSIYDPDGRVLLKLSGYPRNIIPSTIVLDKQHRVAAVFLRPVLAQDLLPVTQRLESETA, via the coding sequence ATGAAACGGCTGTTCATCGGGGCCGTCGCGGTGCTGGCGCTGGTCGGCTGCAGCGCGGGCAAGGACGCGGTGGTGCAGGGGAGCAGCTTCAGCTTCGTCTCCCCGGGCGGCAAGGTCGACATCACCTACGACGTCGCCCAGCGCCAGACCGCGCCGGTGCTCGCCGGCGACGACCTGATGCAGGAGGGCAAGCAGCTGTCGCTGGCGGACTTCCCGGGCAAGGTCGTCGTGCTCAACCTGTGGGGCCAGTGGTGCGGGCCGTGCCGCACGGAGGTGCCGGAGCTGGAGTCGCTGGCCAAGCAGGCCCCGGGCGTGCAGGTCGTCGGCATCGACGTCCGCGACCCGGCGCGCGAGGTGGCGCAGGACTTCGTCCGCGACCGGCAGCTGACGTACCCGTCGATCTACGACCCGGACGGCCGGGTGCTGCTGAAGCTCAGCGGCTACCCGCGCAACATCATCCCGTCGACGATCGTGCTGGACAAGCAGCACCGCGTGGCGGCGGTCTTCCTGCGCCCGGTCCTGGCCCAGGACCTCCTCCCGGTGACGCAGCGCCTCGAGTCCGAGACC